Genomic DNA from Spiroplasma alleghenense:
ATGCGCGAAGAAGAACTATGACGAAAATTAAAGGAATGGTTAATATCAAGCGACTTAATCGATCACACATCTTATCAAGAATATGTAAAAACAGCAAGATTTTATATTAAAGAAGATAATGATTATTGAATAGTATTAACCTCTGGAATGGGTAAAATCGTTATTGAAAACATTAGCGAAAATTTACTAGCTAAAATTAGAGAATTAACTAAAGAAATGGCTACATTGAGATTGCTTACTCCAGACGAATTCAATATTGAAGAAGAGGTTAGAAAAATTCAGGACCAGTCTGCTGATAGTGAAAATTATGAATATTCATTTGATAACTTTGTTAAAGGAGACTCAAACATCCAAGCTTTCATGGCCTCTAAAGCAGTTGCCAGTGATTTAGGAAGAAAATGAAACCCACTTTTCATTTACGGGGATTCTGGTCTTGGTAAAACTCATTTGATTAAAGGGATTGAATACTTTGTAAAAACTGAGAAAAATTCAAAGGATTATAAAGTGAAATATACAACCAGTGAGGAGTTTGGTAAATTAGTCGTTGATATTATTTCTCAAGGACATAATTCAATTGAACAATTTGAAAAAAATTATGAAGAATATGACGTCTTATTAATTGATGACATTCAGTTCTTGGCGAACCGTGGTAAAACTAACGAGATATTTTTCAGGATTTTTAACAGCTTTATTAATAATAAAAAACAAATCGTGTTTACTTCCGATAAGTATCCAGAGGAATTAAATGGGTTTGACCAGAGAATGATTACCAGATTTACTTCAGGATTAAGCGTTGGTATTACTACACCAGACTTTGAAACCGCAATTGGTATTATTAACAAGGAATTGGATTTACAACATATTTCAATTACTGATGAAGCTAAAGGATACATTGCAACTTACTTTAGTTCAGATGTAAGAAAAATTAAAGGAACTATTAATAAGATTTTATTTTGAACAATTCAAAATAATTCTGGAGAATTAATTACTTTAGATCACGTAACCAACATTTTCAAAGATATTCCTGTAATATCAATCGGTAAAATGAATACCAGAAAAATTAAAGAAGTGGTTGCTGAAAAATTCGGGGTTACAGTAAAAATGATTGATGGTAAATCTAGAATAGCTAACTTAGTTAACGCAAGACACTTGGCAATGTATTTGACAAAGATACTTTTAAACCACAACTTAAGCGTTATTGGAAGTGAGTTTGGAGGAAAAGACCACACAACTGTAATAAACGCGGTACAAAATGTAGAATCTAAGATAGCAAAAGATAAAGATTACAAAAGAATGGTTGAGCAAATTAAGAAAAGTTTAACTCTGAAATAGGGTGTTGATAACTATAAATGCTTGTGTATTAACAAATAGATATAGTGCTTGGGGCGTTGTTTTAAACGATGTTTTCCACATATCCGCAGCATAATAATAACAATAAATAATATTTTAAATAGGGGGTAAAAAATATGAATTTTAAAATTAAGAAAAATGTTTTATTGGACGAATTGGTTAAAGTTGCTAAGATAATCGATTATAAAACTTTGAATCCTGTTCTTTTAGGAACTTTAATTGAAGTTGGAGTAGATGATGTTAGTTTGATTACAAGTGATGGTTCTATTTCAATTAAATCGGTTATTAGTAAAAAGGATTCTGGCTTAGATATTACTGAAGCTGGTTCAATCTTAATTAAAGGAAGATACTTAATTGAAATTTTAAGAAGATCTGATGATAAGTTTGTTGAAATTATTTTAGTTGAAAACAATATCATTAAAGTAAGTGGTGAGAAAGCTGAATTTCAACTAAATATTTTAAATCGTGATGATTATCCATTATTAGGATTTAGAGAAAAAGGTAATGAATTCGAAATCAAGGGAAGTGTCTTGAAAAAAGCCATGATGCAAACAATGATTTCAATTGATGAATTCAACAAGAAAATTTCTTTAACAGGACTAAACTTTAATTTTAAAAAGAATGAACTTTTTATATCAGGAACTGATTCCTACAGACTTTCTCAGAAAAAAATAATTTTTGAAAAAGAAGTAAGTAATTTAGATATTAATATTCCAATTAAAACTGTTAGTGAATTTATAAAAATAGTTACTGATAAGGATATAGTTCGATTTATTCAATCTGAGGGTTATGTGACTTTTATTTTTGGAAATACAATTTTTCAGTCAACAATTTTGGAAGGACAATTCCCAGATATTAACGCTGCCTTTCCAAGAGACTTTAATTCAATTGTTACTTTAGGTAATAGAGAATTTAGTAAAGTTATCAGTCGTGCAGATATTCCTAATGAAGAAAATACTTCAGCTGTTGTTAACTTTAAATTAGTGGGAGACACAATTTGAGTTAAATCAAATATTCACCAGATTGGTAATTTTGAAGAAAAATTTCAAGAATTTGATTTAAAAGGACTTGATGAGCAAAACATAAGTTTCAACTCAAAATTTTTCATGGACGCGGTAAAAACTTTTGATACAAAAGTATTAGAATTGAAAATTATTGATAATAAAAAGCCGATCGTAATTACTTCACCAGAGGAACCTGAACTAGTACAATTAGTTTTACCAATGTTCATAAATTAAATAATTAAAAAAATAATCGTTTTATGTGCTTTTAATAGGCTTTTTAGAGATTTTTTTGGTTAAATCGGGGAGATATATTATTTATTGGACAAATGACTATCACAGAGGTTATTTTAGGGATAAAAATGCTATAATAATAGATGTAGAAAAGAGGTTTCAATTGTGGAACAAAAATATAGTTCATCCTCAATTCAAGTTTTAAAAGGACTTGAAGCGGTTCGAAAAAGACCAGGAATGTATATTGGAACAACAAATGAAGTTGGATTACATCACTTAATTTGAGAGATTATTGATAACTCAATCGATGAAACACTCGCAGGATTTGCAAATACAATTACAGTAGTAATTACTAATAATAATGAAATTATTGTTAAAGATAACGGACGTGGAATTCCAATTGATATTCACCCAGAGACAAAAAAAAGTGCTCTTGAAACAGTTTTCACTGTTTTACATGCTGGGGGAAAATTTAGTTCAGATACTTATAAAATTTCAGGAGGACTTCACGGGGTTGGAGCATCTGTTGTTAATGCCTTGAGTTTATATGTTGAGGTTATGGTTCTAAGGGATAATAAAATTCACCGTCAAGTTTTTAGTGACGGGGGAACTAAAATTTCAGCTTTAGAAATTATTGGGAATACTGATGTTCAAGGAACTTTAGTAAAATTTAAACCAGATCCAGAAATTTTTAAAGAAACAATTAATTTTGATTTTAAAACTATTCAAAACAAGTTAAAACAAATGGCTTTCTTGAATCGTGGAGTAACAATTAATTTATATGACCAACGATCAGACAAAGAGATTTCTTATAATTTTGAAAACGGAATTGAAGATTATGTAACAGAAATCAATAGTGGTAAAAACAAAATTAATGAAAACGTTTTTTCAGTTAATGAAAGTTTTAATGATATTGCGATTGAATTTGCAATGCAATATAACGATTCTTATACAGAAAATCTATTTTCATTTTGTAATAATATTTTTACTAGCGAAGGGGGAACTCATGAAGAAGGGTTACGTCAAGCACTAGTTAAAGTTATTAATAACTATTTGAATGAAAGTACTAAAAATGTTAAGAAAACTAAATTTACTTGAGATGACATCAAAGAAGGAATCGTTTGTGTTTTATCAATCAAACATATGGATCCTCAATTTGAAGGTCAAACAAAAGCTAAGCTTTCAAACTTAGATGCTAAAGAAGCTGTTAACCAAGTAATTACTGAAAAACTAAAGGACTACTTATTGAAGAATCCTGAAGATAGTAAAAAAATCATCGAAAAAAATATGCTATCCCAAAAAGCGAGAATTGCTGCGATGCGTGCTCGTGAAGATACAAGAAGAAAATCAGCATTAGATAATTTCTCATTACCAGGTAAATTAGCAGATTGTGAATCTAAGGATGCAGATTTATGTGAACTTTACTTAGTCGAAGGGGATTCTGCGGGTGGTAGTGCCAAAACTGGACGAAACCGTAAATACCAAGCAATTTTACCTTTACGTGGGAAAGTTTTAAACGTTGAAAAAGTAAAAGAAGGAAGAGCTTTTGAAAATACTGAAATTCAATCAATTGTTACTGCAATTGGAACCGGAATTAAAGATAATCTTGATTTAGAAAAAATTAGATATAAAAAAATAATAATAATGACAGATGCCGATGTTGATGGGGCTCACATTAGAACTTTACTTTTAACATTTTTTTATCGTTATATGAATAAAATTGTTAAAAATGGAAATATCTATGTTGCACAGCCACCACTTTACAAAATTGAAGCTGGTAAAAAAAATGCTTATGCATACAACGATCAAGAATTAGAAGTTTTAAAAGCTGAACAATTTAAAGATTTAAAATATACAATTCAACGTTACAAAGGACTTGGAGAAATGGACCCAATCCAACTTTGAGAAACAACAATGGATCCAGAGCGAAGAACTATTTTACAAATTAAAGCAACAGATTCTTTCTTGGATAATGAAGTGTTTTCAAGCCTAATGGGTGAAAATATTGAAAGTCGTCGAAAATTTATTACAGATAATGCACAATTTGTAGAAAATATAGATTTTTAATTATTAAGTAAAAAAAAGATAAGAGGTTAGAATATGAGTGGAAAAAACCTTGACGGTAAAGTTATAGGGATGGACATAAAAACGGAGATGCAAAAAGACTTTCTTGAGTACGCTATGAGCGTAATCGTAAGTCGAGCACTTCCTGATTTAAAAGATGGTCTAAAACCAGTTCACAGAAGAATTATTTATGCAATGAACGACTTGGGAATTACTCATGATAAACCGCATAAAAAATCAGCTAGAATTGTTGGGGAAGTTATTGGTAAGTATCACCCTCATGGTGATAGTTCGGTTTATGAAGCAATGGTTAGAATGGCCCAAGATTTTTCCTATCGTTATCCCTTAGTGGACGGTCATGGTAACTTTGGTTCAATCGATGGAGATGGAGCCGCAGCGATGCGTTATACTGAAGCTCGTCTGTCAAAAGTTTCAAGTTTAGTAATTAAAGATATTGATATGGATACAATTCCATTTGTTGATAACTATGATGCTAGTGAAGTTGAACCTGGATATTTACCTGGATATTTACCAAACCTATTGGCAAATGGGGCAACTGGGATTGCGGTTGGGATGGCAACAAATATCCCTCCACATAATTTAAGAGAATTAATTTCAGCTGTAATTGCTTATATTAACAACAACGACATCACAATTGATGGAATGTTAGAACATATTAAGGGACCTGATTTTCCAACAGGAGCTTTAATGACGAATGGTAAATCAATGGTTGATGGATACAAAACTGGAAGAGGAAGTTTAACTGTTCGTTCTAAAATTGAGATCGACGAAGATGCTAAAAATAAACGTTTAATAATTACAGAAATTCCATACCAAACCAACAAGGCTAGAATAATCGAAAGAATTGCTGAATTGGCTAAAAATAAAATTATTCAAGGGATATCGGATTTAAGAGACGAATCAAACTACGAAGGAATTCGTGTTGTGATTGAACTAAAACGAGATGCAAATGCCGAAATGGTTATTAATAAACTTTATAAAATGACTAATTTGCAAATTAATTTCTCAATTAACATGGTAGCTTTAAATAACGGAGTTCCATTGTTAATGGACTTGAAAAAAATTATTAGTAATTATGTGAAATACCAAATCCAAATTATTTTAAGAAGAACAATTTTTGAAAAAAATAAGTTGCAAAAAAAATTGCATATTTTAACTGCTTTAGGAATTGCTCTTGATAATATTGATAAAATTATTGAAATTATCAGAAATTCAAAAACAAATGAAATTGCAAAAGAAAAAATGACAGATGCTTTTGGATTTGATGAGGAACAAAATAAAGCGATTTTAGAAATGCGTCTGCAAAGATTAGTTGGTCTAGAACGTGACAAAATTAATAACGAAATAATTGAAATTAAAAATCGTATTACTGTACTTGAAAAAATTATTGCAAGTAAAGAAGAACAAGATTTAGTGTTAATTAATCAACTAACAGAAATCGCTCAAAAATATGGTGATGATAGAAGAACTGAAATCATTGATGAAATTTCAACAGAAATTGATAATGAAGAATTAATTATAGATTCGCAAATGATTATTACCCTTTCTCAAGAAGGCTACATTCGCCGAATTGAACCAAACGATTTCAAAATTCAAAAACGTGGTGGAAGAGGAATTATTGTAAACGATCGTGAAACTGATCCAATTACTGTTGCTACTATGGGTAAAACCAAAGATAATTTGATGTTCTTCACTGACACCGGAAAAGTTTATAAAATTAAAGCTTATAATGTGGCACAATTTTCAAGAACAGCCCGAGGTTTACCAATTATAAATTATATAAATATAACTAAGGATGAAAAAGTTACCTCAATTCTAGCATTCAGAGATAAAAAACGTAAACACGAATTTTTAACCTTTGTAACTAAAAATGGAATTGTCAAGAAAACCCCAATTGATGAATTTGATTCAATTAACCAATCAGGTAAAATTGCGATTAAGTTAAAAGATGGAGATGAGTTAATTTCAGTAATTCCATCAAATGGTAAAAATGATTTAATCATCGGAACTAGCAGAGGTAAGGTAACTAGAATTAGTGAAGAAAATGTTAACACGCTTTCAAGAAATTCATTTGGGGTAAAAGGTATTAGCTTAGACAAACAAGACTTTGTAATTGGATCATGTTCAAACTTTGGAAGTGATTTAATTTCAACAATTTCTGAAAAAGGTAGTGCCAAAAAAACTAAGGTTGAAGAATACAAAATTTTAGGCCGAAATTCAAAAGGTGTTAAAGCTATGAATCTTGGTGAAAAAACCGGAGGATTGCGATCAATAATTTCGATTCGTGAAAGCGATACAATCGTCATGATTTCTTCAAAAGGAAACTTAATTAAAATACCAGTTACTGAATTACCACTGCTATCAAGAAATACTCAAGGAGTAAAGGGTTTCAGATTAAATGATGATGAAATCATAACCGCTGTAACTTTAGAGTGAACTAAAAACAATTAGGGAGAAAAAATAATGTTAGACATAAATAAAATTGAAACCGAATTAAAATATTACACAACCCAACTTAACAAAAGAAGCGGCGACTTTACCAAAGTTTTACAAGAAGCTGTCAAAAAGAATTCTTCGAGAAAAGAGCACTTAAGACAAGTTGAAGAACTAAAAGCTGAAAAAAACCAAATTTCTAAACTCATCCCATCATTAATGAAGGATAAAAAAACCAAAGAGGTTGAGGACTGTAAAACTAAAGTTACAAAAATTAATCTAGATATTGATAAGCTTGATAAAAAAGTTCAAGAATTAGAAACCGAACTAAATAACGCAATGTTACAAATACCAAATATTCCTCACGAAAAAATTGTTGAGGGAGCAGATGAAGATAGCAACTTAGAAATTAAAAAAAACAATTTGATGCCAATTAAAAAACATGATATGGCGCATTGAGATATTGCAACCAAATGAAATATCGCTGATTTTGACTTAGGTGCTAAAATATCTGGTTCAAGATTTGTTGTTTATAAAAGTCTGGGGGCTCAATTAATTAGAGCTATAATCGATGTTCTTTTAAAACACCATTCAAAAAATGGTTATCAAGAATTCTACCTACCACTAATTGTTAACGAAATAAACATGGTCGGAACAGGTCAATTGCCAAAGTTTGCTGAAGACGCTTACAAAGTTGGGGATCAATATTTAATCCCAACAGCAGAAGTTCCTTTAACAAATATTCACCGCGATGAAATTTTGAATGCAGATCAACTACCTTTAAAATACACTGCTTACACTCAATGTTTCAGACAAGAAGCTGGAAGTGCAGGAAGAGATACAAAGGGTATTATTAGACTACACCAATTTAACAAGGTAGAGTTAGTGAAAATTGTTCATCCAAGTGAATCTATGAACGAGCTAGAAAAGTTGCTCAAAGATGCCGAAGACATTTTAAACTTATTCAAATTACCATACCGAGTTGTGGAATTGTGTAGTGGAGACATTGGATTTAGCGCGACTAAAACATATGATTTAGAAGTATGATTCCCAAGCCAAAACAAATATCGCGAAATATCTTCTTGTTCAAATTGTGGTGACTTCCAAGCCAGAAGAATGAAAACTAGGTTTAAATCTGAAAAAGGAAATGAGTTTGTTCACACCCTAAATGGTTCGGGATTAGCGATTGATAGATTAATTGCTGCTATTCTTGAGAACTACTGAGAAGATGATAAATTATTAATACCCGAAGTTTTAAAACCTTACTTTGATAATAAAGAATATTTTTAAAAAACTAGCTTTGCTAGTTTTTTTACGTTTCACGTGAAACATATTTAACTGAAAAACAGGATTAAAAATTAATTATAATAAAGCCTTTGGTTTCACGTGAAACAAAAAAAACAAAATATAAATCTACATAAAGGTGTAAAAAGCCAATAAATATGGTATTATAAAGTTGCCATCGTAAGGGTAACGTTTGAACCTGGTCAGGACCGGAAGGTAGCAGCCATAAGAATCTGTGCCTTGTACTTTGGCTTTTTTATTGGAGACAAAAATGAATAATGAATTATTTGAAATTTTAAAGAAATTAACAAATCAATCACTTAAGTCTGATGATATACCCGTAGCCGCAATTATAGTTGATAAAGACAACAATATAATTGGTACTGGTAATAACACTAGAATTAAAAACAATTCTTTAGTTGAGCACGCAGAAATCAACGCGGTTTTGTCTGCAATAAAAAAAGTAAATAGTTTTCACCTAGAAGACTATAAGTTAATTACAACTCTAGAACCATGCTTAATGTGTATCGGAGCAATCGAACAAGCATATATAAGTGAGGTTCAATATATTGTCGAAAGTCATAAGTTTGGTTCAATCACAAGCCGGGGAGTTAGTAGATCTAAAACCAAATTAAAAACTACTAAAATAAATGATAAAGAATCTGATAATTATTTTAAAAATCAA
This window encodes:
- the dnaA gene encoding chromosomal replication initiator protein DnaA, with protein sequence MREEELWRKLKEWLISSDLIDHTSYQEYVKTARFYIKEDNDYWIVLTSGMGKIVIENISENLLAKIRELTKEMATLRLLTPDEFNIEEEVRKIQDQSADSENYEYSFDNFVKGDSNIQAFMASKAVASDLGRKWNPLFIYGDSGLGKTHLIKGIEYFVKTEKNSKDYKVKYTTSEEFGKLVVDIISQGHNSIEQFEKNYEEYDVLLIDDIQFLANRGKTNEIFFRIFNSFINNKKQIVFTSDKYPEELNGFDQRMITRFTSGLSVGITTPDFETAIGIINKELDLQHISITDEAKGYIATYFSSDVRKIKGTINKILFWTIQNNSGELITLDHVTNIFKDIPVISIGKMNTRKIKEVVAEKFGVTVKMIDGKSRIANLVNARHLAMYLTKILLNHNLSVIGSEFGGKDHTTVINAVQNVESKIAKDKDYKRMVEQIKKSLTLK
- the dnaN gene encoding DNA polymerase III subunit beta, yielding MNFKIKKNVLLDELVKVAKIIDYKTLNPVLLGTLIEVGVDDVSLITSDGSISIKSVISKKDSGLDITEAGSILIKGRYLIEILRRSDDKFVEIILVENNIIKVSGEKAEFQLNILNRDDYPLLGFREKGNEFEIKGSVLKKAMMQTMISIDEFNKKISLTGLNFNFKKNELFISGTDSYRLSQKKIIFEKEVSNLDINIPIKTVSEFIKIVTDKDIVRFIQSEGYVTFIFGNTIFQSTILEGQFPDINAAFPRDFNSIVTLGNREFSKVISRADIPNEENTSAVVNFKLVGDTIWVKSNIHQIGNFEEKFQEFDLKGLDEQNISFNSKFFMDAVKTFDTKVLELKIIDNKKPIVITSPEEPELVQLVLPMFIN
- the gyrB gene encoding DNA topoisomerase (ATP-hydrolyzing) subunit B translates to MEQKYSSSSIQVLKGLEAVRKRPGMYIGTTNEVGLHHLIWEIIDNSIDETLAGFANTITVVITNNNEIIVKDNGRGIPIDIHPETKKSALETVFTVLHAGGKFSSDTYKISGGLHGVGASVVNALSLYVEVMVLRDNKIHRQVFSDGGTKISALEIIGNTDVQGTLVKFKPDPEIFKETINFDFKTIQNKLKQMAFLNRGVTINLYDQRSDKEISYNFENGIEDYVTEINSGKNKINENVFSVNESFNDIAIEFAMQYNDSYTENLFSFCNNIFTSEGGTHEEGLRQALVKVINNYLNESTKNVKKTKFTWDDIKEGIVCVLSIKHMDPQFEGQTKAKLSNLDAKEAVNQVITEKLKDYLLKNPEDSKKIIEKNMLSQKARIAAMRAREDTRRKSALDNFSLPGKLADCESKDADLCELYLVEGDSAGGSAKTGRNRKYQAILPLRGKVLNVEKVKEGRAFENTEIQSIVTAIGTGIKDNLDLEKIRYKKIIIMTDADVDGAHIRTLLLTFFYRYMNKIVKNGNIYVAQPPLYKIEAGKKNAYAYNDQELEVLKAEQFKDLKYTIQRYKGLGEMDPIQLWETTMDPERRTILQIKATDSFLDNEVFSSLMGENIESRRKFITDNAQFVENIDF
- the gyrA gene encoding DNA gyrase subunit A, whose product is MSGKNLDGKVIGMDIKTEMQKDFLEYAMSVIVSRALPDLKDGLKPVHRRIIYAMNDLGITHDKPHKKSARIVGEVIGKYHPHGDSSVYEAMVRMAQDFSYRYPLVDGHGNFGSIDGDGAAAMRYTEARLSKVSSLVIKDIDMDTIPFVDNYDASEVEPGYLPGYLPNLLANGATGIAVGMATNIPPHNLRELISAVIAYINNNDITIDGMLEHIKGPDFPTGALMTNGKSMVDGYKTGRGSLTVRSKIEIDEDAKNKRLIITEIPYQTNKARIIERIAELAKNKIIQGISDLRDESNYEGIRVVIELKRDANAEMVINKLYKMTNLQINFSINMVALNNGVPLLMDLKKIISNYVKYQIQIILRRTIFEKNKLQKKLHILTALGIALDNIDKIIEIIRNSKTNEIAKEKMTDAFGFDEEQNKAILEMRLQRLVGLERDKINNEIIEIKNRITVLEKIIASKEEQDLVLINQLTEIAQKYGDDRRTEIIDEISTEIDNEELIIDSQMIITLSQEGYIRRIEPNDFKIQKRGGRGIIVNDRETDPITVATMGKTKDNLMFFTDTGKVYKIKAYNVAQFSRTARGLPIINYINITKDEKVTSILAFRDKKRKHEFLTFVTKNGIVKKTPIDEFDSINQSGKIAIKLKDGDELISVIPSNGKNDLIIGTSRGKVTRISEENVNTLSRNSFGVKGISLDKQDFVIGSCSNFGSDLISTISEKGSAKKTKVEEYKILGRNSKGVKAMNLGEKTGGLRSIISIRESDTIVMISSKGNLIKIPVTELPLLSRNTQGVKGFRLNDDEIITAVTLEWTKNN
- the serS gene encoding serine--tRNA ligase, producing the protein MLDINKIETELKYYTTQLNKRSGDFTKVLQEAVKKNSSRKEHLRQVEELKAEKNQISKLIPSLMKDKKTKEVEDCKTKVTKINLDIDKLDKKVQELETELNNAMLQIPNIPHEKIVEGADEDSNLEIKKNNLMPIKKHDMAHWDIATKWNIADFDLGAKISGSRFVVYKSLGAQLIRAIIDVLLKHHSKNGYQEFYLPLIVNEINMVGTGQLPKFAEDAYKVGDQYLIPTAEVPLTNIHRDEILNADQLPLKYTAYTQCFRQEAGSAGRDTKGIIRLHQFNKVELVKIVHPSESMNELEKLLKDAEDILNLFKLPYRVVELCSGDIGFSATKTYDLEVWFPSQNKYREISSCSNCGDFQARRMKTRFKSEKGNEFVHTLNGSGLAIDRLIAAILENYWEDDKLLIPEVLKPYFDNKEYF
- a CDS encoding nucleoside deaminase — its product is MNNELFEILKKLTNQSLKSDDIPVAAIIVDKDNNIIGTGNNTRIKNNSLVEHAEINAVLSAIKKVNSFHLEDYKLITTLEPCLMCIGAIEQAYISEVQYIVESHKFGSITSRGVSRSKTKLKTTKINDKESDNYFKNQLQEFFKQLRKRGAKADVWN